The region AAGGACAGCCGGCTGTGGCTCGAGGGGCACCACGTCGACCGCCACCTGCTCGTCGGCCGGGCGCTGGCCGTGTTTTGGCCGCACGCCGTGTCGCCGTCGTGGGCGCTGCCGCTGCGCTTCGGCAGCATCGAGCTGCGGCTGCCGTCGTGGCCCAATTTCGGCCGGATGCGCTGGGTGCGGTAGCGGCCGGTCGCGGGTGCGCGGTCGCAGCGACGGTTTCTCTTCCGCGGTCGGATGCTGGCGAAGGTGGCCGCGATCTCAGCCGAACGGTGCGGGAGGAAGGGGAGACGGTACGATGACTCGTGAATGACGGACTCGTCCCGGAGGCTGTGGCGTGATGGCGACGGTGGTCTTCGAGGATTCGCTCACGATTCCCCCGTGCGAGGCGCTCGGGTCATTCCGCGCCTGGACCCGGTCCGATGCCTTCCCGCAACATGGCCGGATCGACTGGGTGCGGGGGGCGATCGAGGTCGACATGTCTCCGGAGAATCTCTTCACACACGGCACGCTCAAGACCGAGCTGGCGGCACGGATCTACTCGGTCGTGCGGGAAGACGGCAGCGGTGAGGTGTTCATCGACCGGACGCGCGTCACCTGCCCGGAAGCCGATCTGTCCGTCGAGCCGGACGTCGTGTTCGTCAGCGATGCCGCCGTCGACGGCGGTCGCGCGCGGTTCGTCGCCGGGGCGAGCGGAGGCCCGGCGTCGTTCATCGAGGTCGAGGGCGCTGCCGATCTGATCGTGGAGATCGTCAGCGACGGCTCGGTCCTCAAAGACACCGAGCGTCTCCCGCGGGCGTACCACGCGGCCGGCGTGCGGGAGCTGTGGATCGTCGACGCCCGCACCGGTGAGCCCCGGCTCGAGGTCTATCGGCACACGACGGGCGGCTATGTCCGTGGCGCGGTCGACGACGCGGGGTTCGTGCGCTCGACGGTGCTGGGGCGCCGGGTCCGCCTGCGGGCGACGCTCACGTCCCGCGGGCTGCCGAAATACGACCTCGATGTCGCCGCGACCGACTGATCGGACGGAGCCACCCAGCCCGCCACAGGTCGCGACGAGAAGCTGGCCGGCGCCGCGACGTTCTCAGCCGCGCGCCGCCACGAGAAACTCCTCCAGCGGGACGACGTCGATCCCTTGGGCCAGCGTATAGCGA is a window of Planctomycetota bacterium DNA encoding:
- a CDS encoding Uma2 family endonuclease, which gives rise to MATVVFEDSLTIPPCEALGSFRAWTRSDAFPQHGRIDWVRGAIEVDMSPENLFTHGTLKTELAARIYSVVREDGSGEVFIDRTRVTCPEADLSVEPDVVFVSDAAVDGGRARFVAGASGGPASFIEVEGAADLIVEIVSDGSVLKDTERLPRAYHAAGVRELWIVDARTGEPRLEVYRHTTGGYVRGAVDDAGFVRSTVLGRRVRLRATLTSRGLPKYDLDVAATD